From the Lactuca sativa cultivar Salinas chromosome 9, Lsat_Salinas_v11, whole genome shotgun sequence genome, the window GTTGTCATCCAGGTTAGTCTTCTTCTGCTAATTTTGTATAATTCACAATATCACTTCACATTATCGAATCATACTTGTTTCATCAATTACAGGTACTCGATGCTAGGGATCCCCAAGGTACAAGATGCCATCATCTTGAGAAACATCTGAAAGAGCATTGCAAACACAAGCACATGATCTTATTATTAAACAAGGTATAATCATAAACCATTATCCGTTTTAGGAAGTTTCCCCAAAAAAGTAAATGATTTAACTGATAATCAACTTTCCTTGTATTTTCTACAGTGTGATTTGACACCTCCATGGGTTACAAAAGGATGGCTTAGGGTCCTATCTAGGGAATACCCTACACTAGCATTTCATGCAAGCATTAACAAGTCTTATGGAAAGGTAATAATTGATATCAATATATCATATTTCATTATTTATCTACTCTCCATTATATAATTCCTGTCTAATTATGTTaatgatttttaattttatttcttaTAGAACTCTCTTTTATCTGTGTTGAGACAATTTTCTCGCCTAAAAAGTGACAAACAAGCAATATCAGTTGGATTTGTGGGGTATCCCAATGTTGGAAAATCATCTGTAATCAACACTTTGCGTACGaaaaatgtaagttctattttttTAGTGTTCAGAATCACAATGTGATgtttttttgttataaattatttgactatttctttttaataaaaaggtTTGCAAAGTTGCTCCAATCCCTGGGGAGACTAAAGTTTGGCAATACATAACACTTACAAAGAAGATATTCTTGATTGATTGCCCTGGTGTTGTTTATGGAAGCAGTGACACTGAAACTGATATTGTTTTGAAAGGAGTGGTTAGTTTTCTCATTAGATTTatcatccctctaaaccctaggatttagggttttagggtttcaCATTTTTTTTGTTGTGATTGAATTTAAATAAGTTTTGTTATTGTTTAGGTGAGAGTTACAAATTTGCATGATGCAACAGAGCATATTGGGGAGGTGTTAAATCGTGTCAAGAAAGAGCACCTTGAAAGAGCATACAAGATAAAAGAATGGTAtgccttattattattatttttttgaactATAGTAattttaaacaataaatattttaaatgtataaattaAAAGTTCAATTTGTAAGTAGAttgtgttttgtgtataacaaacAGGGTGGATGAGTATGACTTTCTGCTTCAGCTATGCAAGTTATCAGGCAAACTACTGAGGGTAATTAATTCTCTATTCCAATTCCACTTGTCTAACTCTGGAATGGAATCAGAAATCTTTAGTAAAATATAAAAAGATATTGTATTGTGTGTGTTAACAGGGAGGGGAACCTGATCTGACGACTGCTGCAAAGATGGTTCTTCATGATTGGCAAAGGGGTAAAATACCCTTTTTTGTCCCACCCCCAAAACTAGATGACACGTCAGCAGAAGGTGAAAAGAAAAGTGGTTTGGAGAAAGATGACGTGGCGGTAGCTGATGAAAACAGTAAAGAGTTGGCTGCTAAAAAAAGCATTGAGAATATTGTTTCCTCACAGCAGTTAAAGGATGTGCCTGTTCAAGTGGATTTGTTCACTGATAATGAGTTAAAAGGGGAGGATGCAAATGAAATGGAGGAGGGATCGTAGATACATTTTGGTTAAAATGGcagttttgacttttgagtgttttaGAGAAAAAGCTATCTTTATTTACTTTTTCAATTGTAAGAGATTATCTGATTATTACAGTTTTAGTGACTTTGTTGGGAATATATTTTACTAAGTTATAACCTGTGGTTTCCAGTTTAGTATATAAAATTATTATATAGACAAAAAAGAATACTAAATGTTAGGGAGTTCAAAATATCCAAAGACTGAAAACCGAACCGAAAAACCTAAAAACCGTATTGATTTTCAGGTTAACCAAACCGATATTTTTGAATTTTCGGTTTGGTTAACCGAATCGGTAAAATCTTTGGCTTTTCGGTCCAGTTAAGGTTCATGTTTTTTTGCTAGGACAGTTGACCGAAAAATcgaaattttattttctattttttaaaatattgtttatatttTGTCATTTAAGTTAACATCAAATTATTTCTTAGAAATTTCCAATTATAATTAGTAATCGgtcttattatttatattttccaTTATAAACCAATAATGGTCATCATTAGCATTTGTTATAAATATACATAGGATGATATAGATTAAAATTATCATTTCATTACCATTTCATATAAATAACTAAATATTTGATTATTTTTCatctattatttaaaaaaatatatgtttgtatTAGTCGATAGTATTTTCTATATTCCATGGATATTTGATAATTCATCCTAATTCCATTATTGATAACGGCAACAACATAATTAAACAAATTATTCATTGACATTCATTCTTTTTTAGGAAATTTGTTATGGGGTTTAGTAATCTTaacaattttttattaattagtaATGGTTAATTGGTTAACCGGATAACCAAACCGAGAAAATAGGTTAACCGAATACTGGCAACCTGATTTTTCAGTTTAGGTTTAAGTTCAAGAAATGAACAAACCGATAGTATCGGTTAACCTTCCAAAATATATTTTCGGTTCAGTTAACAATTCATGAACACCCTACTAAATGTTAACAAAAAAATATAGCTTATTTTGGATTGTAAGTAAACCTGAATTAACatgataaataaaataaacataatatttTAACATAGATAGATTTCGAAACACTTCTTTTATTACAATATTGTAAGTTTTATTACATGTCTTAACCACTGCATTGttgttatttaatatttaaatgagaaattaaatagtCTCATACTTTTTGTTCCTACTATCCTCCTACCTATTTTAGATGGTGACAAGTgttattaaatttaatttaaatttgattGAGATTTTAAATTTGTATATTTGTCATTATTTTAAATAGGTAGGAAGAaaaggtaggaggatatttaatttctctatttaAATAGATATTTATGTTATGTGACTTTACGAAGTATATGTGGTATCCGTGAAAAATAATGAAACATGGTCTAAAAAATTATTTAGCTAGTCTCCAATGTGATTTTTGCAAAGTTGATTATCATTTGTTGATTGAATTTAAAAAATAGACCATCTAGTAATGTTAGCATATATATGTTGTCAATTTAGTAAACAAATACCATACAATTAGTTATTTCATTCTTAAATAAcactataaatataaaaaatgttatctttattaaacattaaatactaatttatgtatttaaaatagataatgacttaaaagggtaatatatttttagatttgtacacatttgtttactgagtttttttttcgtccatatttaccACTTTAATTTCTTtaactgtacacatttagtccttattacGTATTATCGCCTACTCCAGATAATCCGAaaaaaatgacttaaaagggtatatatttctcattttgtacacatttagtccttaatattttttgttacaaaataagtttttgttgtttttgtacaCGTTCAGTACTGATGGTTGATTTTTTTAGGGTTTCTCACGTCATTCTACACAACACAATCATTAATAAAGTGTTCGGGGGCTATGTATGTTTATGGCTATGCAACACAATCATTTAGTCATTCTGTTCTGAACGTCGTAACTTTTTTATACGATCACAAATTTTAacgatatttatatccacgcgttagTATTTAAGTCTACTATatatttcgtttagattactcatgttaaaaaataatatatttttacttaggatcttttatatccacatgttctttatgaatgtatgtatgaacgttttttttaataattcgtaattaaaaatatattgttttttttttaacgggagtaatctaaacaaaaattaTAGTGAGTCATACAAACGTGtaaatataaagatcgttaaaattcgTGATCATATGAAGAATTCATGACATCCAGAACACAAGACCTAAACCAAATCACAATAACTAAGTAACCATGCAGCCAAGGAGGGGGTGGTGGTGGCCATAAACATGAACAACCCCAAACACCTTATTAATGATTGTCCCATgtaagaaaaatccaaaaaaaccgATCATAaatactaaatgtgtacaaaaacaataaaaatttattttgcaacaaaagaatattaaagactaaatatacaaaaaaaaaaaaatattaagaactaaatgtgtataaaatgaaaaaattttaaGTCGTTTTTTCCGGCTTACTTAATGTAGCCGGTTGTAAAGactaaaaatgtatatatataaacaagtttaaggggtaaatatggacagaaaaaacttaataaaaaaatatgtacaaatcaaaaaatacattatttttttataaatcgtCCCCCATTTTCAAAACATATGGGTCCAAGCACCCCGACACTACAACCGTTTTGGCACTATATAGAGTTGactaaaatatttttgtttatgtatATACACCTACACAGCTACACTACACTTTCAAGTTTTAAATGCATGGGAACAACAGCCGCCCGCTTGGAGTATTTTTGTGTTCACTGTTCATGCAAGAGAATCAGAAGAACGAACGTTCTACATTCCACGTGGAGGGAATCACGGAATGCGACTACTTATTTCTACAAAAACCATATATACTTTTGTTTAATCGCTTTGGATTATAGCGGGTGTAGTTTCTTGGGCATTTGCGAAAATTGCGAAATGGGTATCTTAAGTTTTCGTCAGTTCAATCTTATAAAACCTGTGGAATCAGAATCACTTCTGAATTACAGTAGATGTAGCTCATCAAGTTTTGTCTGGGTATTTGCCAGCAGAACCACTTTTCGGTTTTCTTTCTGGTTCAACAAACAAAAAAGCAAATTTGGCATCTGTTCATTCATGAATCCTGAGAGCACGTAACCTGTTCGACTAAATGCCTATGAGAGGTTACATTATAAGTTACGATtgtgagagaaaaaaaaaacaaacttttgCATTGAAAAACAGGGTTTAATTAAGTCTAAGGAGTTGATCAAGGGTTTTAGTTTAATCAATTCTTCTTGTTCCTTTCATGCTTTGGAATAAGTTGTAGGGTGATCTTAATATCGTATCAGTTATCATCTTAAAAGTGGTAAAAAATATGTCTTCTGATGATGCCAAAGAAGACTCCAGATCTTTGGCTTTAACTCCAACATGTTCTATTGCTATTGTTATGACTATCTTTGTTCTTGTCTCTTTACTTGTGGAGGAATCAATTCGTTACTTAAGCAATGTAAGTTGCTTCATCATCCTTCTCTTTTCCCCTAAAATCAAAATTATATGAACATCAACATGATCTTATAACTTATAATGAATGTTCTTCCAGTGGTTGAAGAAAATGAAACGCAAGCCAATGCTTGCAGCTGTTGAGAAAATGAAAGAAGGTAATTGCTacatctttatcatcatcatcatcatcatcatcatcatcatcatcatgatgtGATTGTTGTCTTCAGGGTTGATGCTTCTTGGCTTCATATCACTCCTTCTTGCAGTTACCTCCAGTAGTATATCAAATATTTGTATCCCTTCAAAGTTTTATGATACTGCATTTTCTCCATGCAACAAGCCTGATAAGAATCAAGAAAACAAGGATCATAGTAAACAACAACTTTTGAACAAATTAAATCACAAAATCTGTCAAAAGGTGAGTTAAATATCTCTTATAATTATGTTATTTGCATAGTTTAATTCAACCTTAGGAGCTGTTTTTTCTTTTCCTCACTAAGTCCTGTATTGGTAAAGTGAATGAGACTAAATGACCAATTCACCCTTACATTCCAAAAGTCAAATCTTTAACAATATTAACGTGGTAGGAAAAAGAAGGGCAAATAGGTAAAAGGGTTAGTGTCATAATACATCAAGCTATTTTTTTTCtttggcttaacccattaagtcattaagctcattaagtaaaaaaaaaaacagccTCTTAATGTTCTTTTAAATGTACAGGATTATGAGCCATTTGTATCTGATGAAGGACTTGAGCAACTACAccgttttatttttataattgcaATTACACACA encodes:
- the LOC111916999 gene encoding nuclear/nucleolar GTPase 2; this translates as MVKKKERSVNVSGKPKHSLDVNRDAGNKNKSGGTARTAATVRRLKMYKTRPKRDSKGTILKHELQSKELPSTRIQPDRRWFGNTRVVNQKELEFFREELQSRLSSNYNVIMKERKLPMSLLNDHQKQARVHLLDTEPFADAFGPKGKRKRPKLAVSDYESLAKRADGSQDAFEEKHGDDPVDPNADGFRDLVRHTMFEKGQSKRIWGELYKVIDSSDVVIQVLDARDPQGTRCHHLEKHLKEHCKHKHMILLLNKCDLTPPWVTKGWLRVLSREYPTLAFHASINKSYGKNSLLSVLRQFSRLKSDKQAISVGFVGYPNVGKSSVINTLRTKNVCKVAPIPGETKVWQYITLTKKIFLIDCPGVVYGSSDTETDIVLKGVVRVTNLHDATEHIGEVLNRVKKEHLERAYKIKEWVDEYDFLLQLCKLSGKLLRGGEPDLTTAAKMVLHDWQRGKIPFFVPPPKLDDTSAEGEKKSGLEKDDVAVADENSKELAAKKSIENIVSSQQLKDVPVQVDLFTDNELKGEDANEMEEGS